Proteins encoded in a region of the Benincasa hispida cultivar B227 chromosome 2, ASM972705v1, whole genome shotgun sequence genome:
- the LOC120070754 gene encoding PLASMODESMATA CALLOSE-BINDING PROTEIN 3-like, whose protein sequence is MSFVIMSWVMPLLAIGLLILAMTGHSSATWCVCKDEVGDTALQKTLDFACGAGADCIPIHQNGGCFLPNTVKAHCSFAANSYFQRKGQAPGSCDFSGTAMVTTSDPSISGCVYPSSASPVNSGTIPVTGTPTTTNPGTGLTPTTNTPFGSSTPTGVLGGNGFGSGNNGLGPSGVGGMNTDYSDSGSRLELTLIANVLAFLFTLLLCGHMA, encoded by the exons ATGAGCTTTGTAATCATGTCTTGGGTTATGCCTCTTTTAGCCATTGGGCTCCTTATTCTGGCCATGACTGGCCATTCAA GTGCAACATGGTGCGTTTGCAAGGATGAAGTGGGTGATACTGCTCTCCAGAAAACACTGGACTTTGCTTGTGGAGCTGGAGCTGACTGTATCCCTATTCATCAAAATGGAGGCTGTTTCCTTCCCAACACTGTCAAGGCTCATTGTTCCTTTGCTGCTAATAGCTACTTTCAAAGGAAGGGTCAAGCTCCAGGTTCCTGTGATTTTTCTGGCACAGCAATGGTCACCACTTCTGACCCCA GCATCTCAGGCTGCGTTTATCCTTCCAGCGCCAG CCCTGTAAACAGTGGCACTATACCAGTAACTGGGACTCCAACCACCACCAACCCAGGCACTGGATTGACTCCCACAACCAACACTCCATTTGGTTCTTCAACGCCCACCGGCGTCCTCGGTGGGAATGGGTTTGGTAGTGGCAACAACGGTCTAGGACCATCGGGGGTGGGCGGGATGAACACCGACTACAGCGACAGCGGATCGAGACTCGAACTCACTCTAATTGCCAATGTACTTGCTTTTTTATTCACTCTCTTGTTATGTGGGCATATGGCTTGA
- the LOC120070880 gene encoding flavonoid 3'-monooxygenase, producing MDEIALIVAAVVTLASTILLHRTFFRRSRFRLPPGPKPWPIVGNMPQIGGAPLHSLLAAMAGEYGSLMYLRLGSVGVVVAASAAVAEKLLKVHDTNFLSRPPNAGAKYIAYNYQDMVFAPYGPRWRLLRKISTVHLFSSKALDDHRRIREEEIAVLVQALASSGEVPAALGSLLTVCTANALGRTMIGRRVFGDGGSGDDSEAKQFKAMVEQVMILAGKFNPGDFFPSLEWLDLLGVASEMKKVHKWFDDFLTKIVEEHRNLLARGRGGGHQDLLSTLLSSAEDENEKINDTEIKALLLNMFTAGTDTSASTVEWALTELIRHPKMMAQAQQELDSVVGRDRAVSDLDLPQLVYLQAVVKETFRLHPPTPLSLPRMAAESCEINGYHIPKGTTLLVDVWAIGRDPKEWADPLEFRPNRFLPGGEKAHVDVKGNDFEVIPFGAGRRICVGMSMGLRMVQMLTATLVHYFDWALPNGLLPDELNMDEAYGLTLRRAQPLVVHPRPRLLPGVYQKSP from the exons aTGGACGAAATTGCCCTCATCGTTGCCGCCGTAGTAACCTTGGCCTCCACCATTCTCCTCCACCGCACTTTCTTCCGCCGCAGCAGATTCCGCCTCCCGCCAGGACCGAAGCCATGGCCGATCGTAGGAAACATGCCGCAGATCGGCGGAGCACCTCTCCACTCCCTACTCGCCGCCATGGCCGGCGAGTATGGATCTTTGATGTACCTCCGATTAGGCTCTGTCGGCGTGGTTGTGGCGGCATCAGCGGCGGTGGCGGAGAAACTCTTAAAGGTTCACGACACTAATTTCCTTAGCCGGCCGCCGAACGCCGGTGCAAAATATATCGCTTATAATTATCAGGATATGGTTTTTGCGCCGTACGGTCCACGGTGGCGATTACTCCGGAAGATCAGCACCGTCCATTTGTTCTCCTCAAAAGCCCTAGATGATCATCGCCGCATACGGGAG GAGGAGATAGCGGTGCTGGTACAGGCTCTTGCAAGCTCCGGCGAAGTTCCGGCAGCCTTGGGGAGCTTGCTCACCGTGTGCACTGCGAATGCACTCGGACGGACAATGATCGGCCGACGTGTTTTCGGTGATGGTGGCAGTGGCGACGATTCAGAGGCGAAACAATTTAAGGCAATGGTAGAGCAAGTGATGATACTGGCCGGAAAGTTCAACCCCGGCGACTTTTTCCCGTCGCTTGAGTGGCTTGATTTGCTGGGTGTGGCCAGTGAGATGAAGAAGGTTCACAAATGGTTCGATGATTTTTTGACTAAGATCGTGGAGGAGCACCGGAATTTATTGGCCAGAGGCCGCGGCGGCGGCCACCAAGACTTGCTGAGTACTCTCCTGTCCTCAGCTGAAGATGAGAATGAGAAGATTAATGATACTGAGATCAAGGCTTTGTTGTTG AACATGTTTACAGCTGGAACCGACACGTCAGCAAGTACAGTAGAATGGGCCTTGACAGAGCTCATCAGACATCCCAAAATGATGGCCCAAGCCCAACAAGAACTGGACTCCGTAGTGGGCCGTGATCGAGCAGTTTCCGATCTAGACCTGCCGCAATTGGTTTATCTTCAGGCGGTGGTGAAGGAAACATTCCGGCTCCACCCACCGACGCCGCTCTCCCTCCCCCGCATGGCCGCCGAGAGCTGCGAAATCAACGGCTACCACATCCCCAAAGGCACCACTCTCTTGGTCGACGTATGGGCCATTGGTCGTGACCCAAAAGAATGGGCCGACCCACTCGAATTCAGGCCCAATAGGTTCCTCCCAGGTGGCGAGAAGGCCCACGTGGATGTGAAGGGAAATGACTTTGAGGTGATTCCTTTTGGGGCTGGGCGAAGGATTTGTGTGGGCATGAGTATGGGCCTGAGGATGGTTCAGATGTTAACTGCCACATTGGTCCATTACTTTGATTGGGCCTTACCTAATGGGCTTCTGCCTGATGAGTTGAACATGGACGAGGCTTATGGGCTGACCCTGCGTCGGGCCCAGCCCTTGGTTGTGCATCCACGGCCTAGATTATTACCTGGGGTTTATCAAAAATCACCTTAA